Genomic DNA from Gemmatimonadales bacterium:
CGTGCCCGTCTTGCCTCCAGGCAGCCCAGTGGCCGTTTCCTGCCACACGACGAAGTCCCCCTGCACAATGCGAGCATCAGTGGTGGCATGAACGGACGGCGCCTTGGCAAAAAGCCGACGGAAGCGTGCTCGTACAGAATCCCTGCCTTCAAATACCAACGAGTCGGGGTAGAGATAGAAGCGTACATCCGGAGCGTGCAGCGCCACGAAGCCTTCGAGATCATGGCGGTTGTAGGCATCGGCCTGCATCTGGACAACCCGTTCGGGCGCCGAGGACTGCTCCTGCCCTGAAGCGGTCGAGGGCTGCAGCTGCGGGCCGGCACGCCGACAGGCCACCGCAAGCAGCATCAGCACTACAATGTCTCGCATACCAACCTCCTAGCCAGGGACTCACTCGCCAGCGGCGTCGGCGCACACCCCGCGGTGGCGAATCATTCATTCTACAACTCGCTTCCCCCCGGAAGGTCAGCAGGCGGGCGGCCGTGAGTGAACACAGGACAGGTAATCGTTACTGGAGTCACGGCGGTTCCTCCCTGAACTCGAGCTGGCTCGCGCTCACGTGCAGGACCTTCCCTGGCGCGTCCAGCCATACGTGGCCCGGCAGTGTATCCCCATGACCGGCCAAGCCCAGCGGCTCAGGGTGGCGCTCCAGCACGGGCACCCACGCGGTCGGCGGCCCCGGTCGCTTCCAGGCGAGCCCGGGACGGCACACGGGCCCAGCGTTGAGGGCTGTTTGACGGTGCTTCGCTATCTCGATCATCACTCACAGGGGCGGTCACCGTGGAAGGCGTCTTTTTTCCCTGGATTAGGGCCGAGGAGCCTAGCCCCAGACCCTGAGGTACAAAAGCAGGTCAATCACAGCCACGCCGACGATGGCGATCCACCCGAAGGCTCTTCCCGGGGCAGCGGGCGCACCGTACGAATACGGCGCCAGGGCATCACGTCCCCGCGTAAGGTCGCCTCGCATCCGAGCGAGCGTGGCAGCGATCTCATCGCTAATATGGACCGCCAAGAGACCAGCCTCAATGGCAGTGGCCCTGGCGGATATGATGTGGTCTACCGACTCCATCGCTACGATAAGGGCCCCCCATGCTAGATCCGACACATCCGCCGCAATGGTGCCACTGTACTTTCGCCATACCTCCGTTGAGAGGTCCGGTACCTCAGTACTCCACCAATGCCTTTTCTCGATCGCTATTTCGGCCGCAGCCTCCGCCCGTATCAGTTCGGCGTCGATTAGGCGCGCTGCCCTCTTGACCTTAATGGCATGAAGGCGGTCCTCCCTTACTCTGTCTGACCGCGCTATCAGATAAATGGTAGCCGCGCCGATTGTCGCCCCGGTGATGGTCGAGACCAGGGCGACGATAGCTACAAGAATCGCGGGGTCAGGCGCACTCATTTCCTGTAGTTCCTGCGGGTTCCTGCGGTTCTGGCGGGTCCCGGCGCTCCTCGATGCGTCGAGGGCCTTGCCGTAGAGCTGATCGCGCACCCGAAAAAGGTACTTCTCGATCTCCTCGGCACACGGGCCCAGCGTTGAGGGTTGGTTGAGGGAAGCGTGTAATCGTCCGGCATGGAGACAATGCTACAGACTGAGGGGGGTGAGGGGGAAGACTACCGCAGCTGGCCGCTCCGGCAGCGGCTGGAGCTGCTCGCCTTCGATGCCGGGCTCATGGGGGTGCTGGCCGCGCTCCTGGCGGGACTCTGGGAGGCGATCGATGCGCTCCAACTCTACGCGCGTGCGCGGCTAGTACAGCTCAAGGCGCCAATCGCCGGTGAGTGGGCGATTGGCGCTCACATTTCCTCTACTGTGCTGGCTTCGACGCTTGTGACCGAGCCCTCGGTGCCGCGGGCTTCCGCGCCCAGAACTTAGGATCCCGTGCCACGAACTCCGCGGACAGATAACTCATCTGGGGATTCACGCTGAAAATGAGGTCCTCCACCGAGGAGTACCCTTCGGCCAGGCTGCTCAATTTCTTTCCCGCTTCCTCATTGAAGGCCTTCTCGATGGCAGCCCCAGTGCCGGTGGCCGGGTCGATCTCGGCCAGCGTGC
This window encodes:
- a CDS encoding nuclear transport factor 2 family protein; this translates as MLLAVACRRAGPQLQPSTASGQEQSSAPERVVQMQADAYNRHDLEGFVALHAPDVRFYLYPDSLVFEGRDSVRARFRRLFAKAPSVHATTDARIVQGDFVVWQETATGLPGGKTGTQIFVWEVHNGLITKVMGIR